One region of Culex pipiens pallens isolate TS chromosome 2, TS_CPP_V2, whole genome shotgun sequence genomic DNA includes:
- the LOC120424465 gene encoding pyruvate dehydrogenase E1 component subunit alpha type II, mitochondrial-like isoform X2 yields MLSNVAKSVAQRGLFGNLKVLATQSQSSGYATEATFETRAFKLHNLDQGPATTVTVTKDEALRYYGQMYAIRRMETAAGNLYKEKIIRGFCHLYSGQEACAVGMRAAMRPEDSCITAYRCHGWTYLMGVSMQGVLAELTGRQSGCARGKGGSMHMYTNNFYGGNGIVGAQVPLGVGIAFAAKYNGTKGVCIAAYGDGAANQGQIFEVYNMAKLWNAPCIFVCENNGYGMGTSAERASANVNYYTRGDAVPGIWVDGMDVLAVREATRFAIEHCNSGKGPILLETATYRYSGHSMSDPGTSYRSRDEIAEVRQTRDPITSLREKILTNELATTEELKEIESKLRGEVDAATKVAKADKEIAVEELVTDIYAKPDNCSVIRNSTPGGELAHKSLGRAVNL; encoded by the exons ATGCTTTCAAACGTCGCGAAATCTGTCGCACAGCGTGGCCTGTTTGGAAATCTG AAAGTCCTTGCGACTCAATCGCAAAGCAGCGGATATGCTACCGAAGCGACGTTTGAAACCAGA GCCTTCAAGCTGCACAACCTGGACCAGGGCCCGGCCACGACGGTGACCGTAACGAAGGACGAAGCGCTCCGATACTACGGCCAGATGTACGCGATCCGCCGGATGGAAACCGCCGCCGGTAATCTGTACAAGGAGAAGATCATCCGCGGCTTTTGTCATTTGTACTCCGGCCAGGAGGCTTGCGCCGTTGGAATGCGCGCGGCCATGCGTCCCGAGGACTCGTGCATCACGGCGTACCGGTGCCACGGCTGGACGTATCTGATGGGAGTTTCGATGCAGGGTGTGCTGGCTGAGTTGACGGGTCGTCAGAGTGGATGCGCTCGGGGAAAGGGTGGCAGCATGCACATGTACACGAATAATTTCTACGGTGGTAATGGTATTGTGGGGGCGCAGGTTCCGCTGGGAGTGGGCATCGCCTTTGCTGCCAAGTATAACGGGACGAAGGGAGTGTGCATTGCGGCCTACGGCGATGGTGCGGCCAATCAGGGACAGATCTTTGAGGTGTACAACATGGCCAAACTGTGGAACGCGCCGTGCATTTTTGTCTGTGAGAACAATGGGTACGGAATGGGAACAAGTGCGGAGCGTGCCTCGGCCAATGTCAACTACTATACCCGTGGAGACGCCGTGCCCGGAATCTGGGTCGACGGAATGGACGTGCTGGCGGTCCGCGAGGCTACCCGATTTGCCATCGAGCACTGCAACAGTGGCAAGGGACCGATCCTGTTGGAGACGGCCACCTATCGCTACTCGGGACATTCCATGTCGGATCCTGGAACCAGCTACCGGTCGCGTGATGAAATCGCCGAAGTGCGCCAAACGCGTGATCCAATCACTTCGCTGCGCGAGAAGATCCTCACGAACGAACTGGCAACGACCGAGGAGTTGAAAGAGATCGAGTCCAAGCTCCGTGGAGAGGTTGATGCCGCGACCAAGGTTGCCAAGGCCGACAAGGAGATCGCGGTGGAGGAGCTGGTCACGGACATTTACGCCAAGCCGGATAACTGCAGCGTCATCCGTAACTCGACCCCCGGAGGTGAACTGGCCCACAAGAGCCTTGGCCGGGCTGTGAACCTGTAG
- the LOC120424465 gene encoding pyruvate dehydrogenase E1 component subunit alpha type II, mitochondrial-like isoform X1, whose amino-acid sequence MGLSKWVKTIFRAGTEVAAQNQKPGDVAVTAKKVLATQSQSSGYATEATFETRAFKLHNLDQGPATTVTVTKDEALRYYGQMYAIRRMETAAGNLYKEKIIRGFCHLYSGQEACAVGMRAAMRPEDSCITAYRCHGWTYLMGVSMQGVLAELTGRQSGCARGKGGSMHMYTNNFYGGNGIVGAQVPLGVGIAFAAKYNGTKGVCIAAYGDGAANQGQIFEVYNMAKLWNAPCIFVCENNGYGMGTSAERASANVNYYTRGDAVPGIWVDGMDVLAVREATRFAIEHCNSGKGPILLETATYRYSGHSMSDPGTSYRSRDEIAEVRQTRDPITSLREKILTNELATTEELKEIESKLRGEVDAATKVAKADKEIAVEELVTDIYAKPDNCSVIRNSTPGGELAHKSLGRAVNL is encoded by the exons ATGGGACTTTCCAAGTGGGTCAAAACCATTTTCCGTGCCGGGACGGAGGTGGCTGCACAGAACCAAAAACCAGGAGACGTGGCCGTCACTGCAAAG AAAGTCCTTGCGACTCAATCGCAAAGCAGCGGATATGCTACCGAAGCGACGTTTGAAACCAGA GCCTTCAAGCTGCACAACCTGGACCAGGGCCCGGCCACGACGGTGACCGTAACGAAGGACGAAGCGCTCCGATACTACGGCCAGATGTACGCGATCCGCCGGATGGAAACCGCCGCCGGTAATCTGTACAAGGAGAAGATCATCCGCGGCTTTTGTCATTTGTACTCCGGCCAGGAGGCTTGCGCCGTTGGAATGCGCGCGGCCATGCGTCCCGAGGACTCGTGCATCACGGCGTACCGGTGCCACGGCTGGACGTATCTGATGGGAGTTTCGATGCAGGGTGTGCTGGCTGAGTTGACGGGTCGTCAGAGTGGATGCGCTCGGGGAAAGGGTGGCAGCATGCACATGTACACGAATAATTTCTACGGTGGTAATGGTATTGTGGGGGCGCAGGTTCCGCTGGGAGTGGGCATCGCCTTTGCTGCCAAGTATAACGGGACGAAGGGAGTGTGCATTGCGGCCTACGGCGATGGTGCGGCCAATCAGGGACAGATCTTTGAGGTGTACAACATGGCCAAACTGTGGAACGCGCCGTGCATTTTTGTCTGTGAGAACAATGGGTACGGAATGGGAACAAGTGCGGAGCGTGCCTCGGCCAATGTCAACTACTATACCCGTGGAGACGCCGTGCCCGGAATCTGGGTCGACGGAATGGACGTGCTGGCGGTCCGCGAGGCTACCCGATTTGCCATCGAGCACTGCAACAGTGGCAAGGGACCGATCCTGTTGGAGACGGCCACCTATCGCTACTCGGGACATTCCATGTCGGATCCTGGAACCAGCTACCGGTCGCGTGATGAAATCGCCGAAGTGCGCCAAACGCGTGATCCAATCACTTCGCTGCGCGAGAAGATCCTCACGAACGAACTGGCAACGACCGAGGAGTTGAAAGAGATCGAGTCCAAGCTCCGTGGAGAGGTTGATGCCGCGACCAAGGTTGCCAAGGCCGACAAGGAGATCGCGGTGGAGGAGCTGGTCACGGACATTTACGCCAAGCCGGATAACTGCAGCGTCATCCGTAACTCGACCCCCGGAGGTGAACTGGCCCACAAGAGCCTTGGCCGGGCTGTGAACCTGTAG